Below is a genomic region from Rosa chinensis cultivar Old Blush chromosome 5, RchiOBHm-V2, whole genome shotgun sequence.
AGCTGCAGCAAATGTCGCATGCAAGAAGTACTCAATTTGTTGAACATCTGGATCTCTGGCTGCAAATACACTGCCAATAGCCTCACCAAATTCTGTGCAGAATGTGGATTTGCTCTCTTCTAAATATCTCGTTGCATCAGCAACGAAATCTTGAAATGGCCCCTCTATTAGCCCCCTGTTAAACATGAGACATCACCAGTTCTAAATGAATAATACCAATCAAAGAGTTACCATATCAAATGTACCTATGTTCCAATTTGGTAGTCTATTCATCATATGATTCATATACTCTTCATATATCATGCAAGGCTCTAAATGAATAATACCAATCACAGAGTTACCATATCAGGCATATATATCATGGTAAGGGGGCATTCACAAATTAGAAATTAATACACATACATACCATTTATACATTCACTAAGTCACTATTAGCAACAGGGCATAGTGTCAATGCATTACAAAAAGTCACAAACACCATACAGAAAAGAATTTTCAAGCAATGGTACACAGAGCTTAATTTACCTGCTTGTTGTCAAACCACATACAGCTTTCACTGGAGGTTTGCCCACCAAATCCTTCCACAATCCGATTATTTTGTCATCCATGAATCGCATAAAACGAGCCAGATTCCGGAAAGCAAGTTTGTCAGTTAAGCAGAGGATTTCCTCGTAGTTGCTCAATTGGAGTTCAATGCCCCGCAGCCCTCTCTCCAATTTGCTGAGGTGATCTTGAAGACAGGCTAGGGGTAGCTTAGCGGAATCGTCAGCTGCAAAAATCGGCACACCAAAGGCCGATTGGACGTTGAGTATGAGTAATTCCAATTGACCAAGACAAGTATCTAAACCCTCCTTGGCAAGCAGCTGAAAGATCTTGTCATCCCTTCTGCATCCAATGAGCCCCGCCAGTTGTCCATCCGCAAAGTGCAGAAGAGGCACAAGCTTTTTGGAGACCAGGTCATCCTCCTTCCTCAACCAGCTCAGTGACACCAAGAGCTCTGGTATTGAATTTCTGAAACTTTGAAATCTTGAGTCAGTGATTACGATCTCGAGCTTCTCTTCCGATTCTGCTGCTTCTTCCTTGTGCGTGAAGAAGTACATTAAATGCATTAAGCACTTGGAAATTCCGATTCCAATTTGGAGACCTAGGGTTTTGAGGCCCTTCAACTCGTCCAAATTGACTCCCTCCTCCATCAAATGCAAGGCGCTTATTCTACCTCCGTCCGCATCAAGCCTGAACTCACTTGTTTCTTGTACTTGTACTCTCAGCGCGACCTCGACCTGGTTGGATTCGAATACGGACTTCAAGATTTCGGACACTTCGTCAACCTCTGGTTCTGAGGTCAACAGAGCCAAGTCCAACATCGCCGTATCTAGGTCTGACCGAGTCCTTGGGATTTCTTCGTTTACGGCATCGCGGAACTCCGACGTCAGGTTCGCATCTTCAAGAAGAAGATTCATCGCCGTCATATTACGGTTGAGGCCGGCGATTCTTCCGGCGAGTCGGTAAACCTCGGGAACTTCTGCTTCGATCTTAACCGCCATGGCTGTACGGACTAGAGCTCTGAAACTCTTttcgcttcttcttctttttctttttccttttcttctttttttcttacaCGACGGAGGCTCAGACTCGGTTTTGGGATCTTTCTCGAAACAACGCATGGGCTTGAGGAGCACGCTAGTCCATTTACAATCTGCCACGAGTCACTCCCACGTGCCAGAAACAAACAAGTTATGAAGTGACAAGGTCAAGGTTTAGTCCAACGCAATGGTGCGTGTCACCTGGTGTGAGAAGAGTAATGGTAACTTGATATAGCTCAAATTATCTGGTGTGAGAATATTAATTAACTTGCTAATTAATGGAAACTTGATTACTGGAAATTGAGACTctagcttctttcttttcttttgggttaATTAAGCTGAGTTCTAACTAATATAATATAACATATAGTTAGTTTATTTTTCACGCTAATTATACATGCGGTCACTGCCGTGGACCTGCAAATCCGATCCGGATCTGACACGAGGCCCATGAGTCGGCCGTCTTAGACCTGGTGTCTCATTGGGcataactgttttttttttcctcatcaCATCAAACCATTTTACAATTTCCGGGAGGGCTACGCGCGTTATTCTACTCTTGAAGTATCAAACACACATAAAAGCTACTACCAATATGTACCGTTGACTTGATGAATCCGCGCATTTGTAAGGAACATTTATATGATTCAATGTACGTATATTCTAAAATCAATTAATGGTTGGATAAGTATAGTTGATCTTTTAAGGAATGATTGTCGTGGATCTGCAAATCCGATCCGGACCTAACACGAGGCCCATGAGTATGCCGTCTCATGCTCGGTGTCTCGTTGGGCataacatttttattttctaggggtattaaaaaatatatattaagtaaaaataaaatgCGCAAGTCTTTTACTACATTTCAAAGACTCTAATTGACTGTATTAAATGATCTGCGACGATTCCATGGACTTTAATGACTCTTTTTAAGGACATTAAACAGTTAGCTACTAAGTTTCAGGACATTATCTTTATACATACTTAATGAGAAGCTAATCATTTAGCAAACTTAGCCTATAATAATTCTCATCCTAAAATTTGGTTTTACTGCCTCCTCCTTTCTATCTGCCCAGCATTCCATTTGGATCAACTTGGAATGACTGTTAGTCGTTATTTTTGTTTCTCGTTGTAACTTTTTtctatcattaaaaaaaaaaaaaaaaaaaaaaaaaaaaaaaaactgtatttTATTAAACAATAAGATTGATTTTATTGGCAaggtgcattttttttttttaatgttatcCCTAACCTAAGTTCGAATCCTTACTAATTGATTAGTGAAAATGAGGAGTACATAGCTCAATATTCATCTCCTCATCACATCGCATCAAATCATTTTACAATTTCCGCGAGGGCAATACGTTATTCTACTCTCGAAGTATCAAATACACATTAATGCTAATAACAATATTGACCGTTGACTTGATGAATCCGCTCATTTGTGATTTGTGGGGAACATTTATATGATTCATTTGTGATATATAAGtatagttgattttttttttcccaacgCCCTAGCACGTCATCCAATAGAGGATTTATTCGTCGAACTGCTAGGCTTTACGACATGCATCCTTCCTCTCTTAATTGCTAGCTAGTTTCTCTCTCACTTAATCATGCACTCTGCTGACTCAGTGCCTCCAAGCTACTTCCACTGTTGATTGAACTTTGAGCTATATATAGTTTGATTCGGTTGGGAATACACAATTTAATTCAGGATTAATGAACGGGCGCGCTACTTTTGTAATCTGGGCAATGAAGAGACAGCACGTAAATAAGAAATGGAGATCGAAAAGGAATGTACGTCCATGCATGAGTTGCATGCATGGCGGCATGCAATTTGCTTACCTTTCTAACCAATTAACTAATCAATTAACCAAGTCAATAACAATTGTCGTATCAATGTGGCGCGTAAAGAAAGAGCTAATTGAAGAGGTCAGTTGATAAAACCCGTATTAATTCGATATTCAATTAACACTTCTTTTAGTtaacattttattatttttttttagcatgtaaTTCTACATATCCTGTTATTGCCGGCAACAAGACCCTTCCCTTTAAATCGGGTGTGAGAATACTAAACAAAAGTTGCAGAAAGCAAACACATTTAGATTGACAATCCATGCATAAAGGACTACAACAAACTAGTTAAGGAAACTGCAAGGTTCAAACAGAGAATTGCTCTCAAGGTGCAAGTGAGAATGGAGAGCTAGAGCGGTAGGTTCTACAGATTAAACCAAAGGTCCTTCAAGAAATACAAGAAGTTGGCCACAGCTAGCCAAGGTCCTTCCAGACAAAAACCGTGCAACATCCTTCAATTGTGCATTGGCAGGGAGAGTCTTGTTAAGCCAGCCGACATGC
It encodes:
- the LOC112201850 gene encoding uncharacterized protein LOC112201850; this translates as MAVKIEAEVPEVYRLAGRIAGLNRNMTAMNLLLEDANLTSEFRDAVNEEIPRTRSDLDTAMLDLALLTSEPEVDEVSEILKSVFESNQVEVALRVQVQETSEFRLDADGGRISALHLMEEGVNLDELKGLKTLGLQIGIGISKCLMHLMYFFTHKEEAAESEEKLEIVITDSRFQSFRNSIPELLVSLSWLRKEDDLVSKKLVPLLHFADGQLAGLIGCRRDDKIFQLLAKEGLDTCLGQLELLILNVQSAFGVPIFAADDSAKLPLACLQDHLSKLERGLRGIELQLSNYEEILCLTDKLAFRNLARFMRFMDDKIIGLWKDLVGKPPVKAVCGLTTSRGLIEGPFQDFVADATRYLEESKSTFCTEFGEAIGSVFAARDPDVQQIEYFLHATFAAAKSFSDFYVETKASVELSKSFDRRKQQAFVAQTQKMMVRPPKSPEAVNFKMKVKALWLHKQLSFLKIVEQVKEAQAVSNNDLRGLAKEIHTLELEASQLGMKLRACFLRMLIMMKSEGNLTMINLFNKYHSLLDLVSDILHQATPSNCVGFVLGKVNHLLTKGQVELNNILTKRKLSNIFVTTEWLPTIRIQQIDSTLDDLLEVTTRMDLLLTLPMLPDAPKSQTLDWIAKELNDMKATLAKVEEFIVRMYNVFQINQHLKDVASVDEFLEIFVRPELVNCWKQGN